The following are from one region of the Coccinella septempunctata chromosome 7, icCocSept1.1, whole genome shotgun sequence genome:
- the LOC123316356 gene encoding protein gustavus isoform X2 — protein MKAVVLRSPRYRALRNLVRSGNNSSNISNAGGGGGGGGGSPGGSRLCEVRRAYKSAGVPCKTARRRARGMSMGQKVSGGVKAVNRDAATPYKPVIPRELAQDFARPPRLDMLLDMPPAHRDTQLKHSWNQDDRSLNIFVKEDDKLTFHRHPVAQSTDCIRGKVGFTKGMHCWEVSWSTRERGTHAVVGVATKEAPLHSVGYQSLVGSTDTSWGWDLGRNKLYHDSKNAPGLTYPALLKPDETFIVPDKFLVVLDMDEGTLSFVVDGQYLGVAFRGLKGRKLYPIVSAVWGHCEITMKYIGGLDPEPLPLMDLCRRVIRQRLGKQHLEDKVMTLQLPQALQTYLLYRDRR, from the exons CCCCAGGTACAGAGCCCTCCGAAACCTCGTAAGATCCGGGAACAATTCGTCGAACATCAGCAACGCCGGAGGCGGCGGCGGCGGCGGAGGAGGAAGCCCGGGCGGCTCCAGGTTGTGCGAAGTGAGGCGGGCGTACAAATCGGCCGGGGTGCCGTGCAAGACGGCCCGCCGAAGGGCCCGGGGCATGAGCATGGGCCAGAAGGTCTCAGGAGGAGTTAAGGCCGTCAATCGGGATGCCGCAACGCCGTACAAGCCAGTCATACCAAGGGAGTTGGCACAG GACTTTGCCCGACCACCCAGACTGGACATGTTGCTCGACATGCCGCCAGCACACAGAGACACACAGTTGAAGCATAGCTGGAACCAGGACGATCGGTCGCTGAACATATTCGTGAAGGAGGACGACAAATTAACGTTCCACAGACACCCGGTGGCGCAGAGCACCGACTGCATCAGGGGCAAGGTCGGCTTCACGAAGGGCATGCACTGTTGGGAGGTTAGCTGGTCAACCCGCGAGAGGGGGACACACGCAGTCGTGGGTGTGGCGACGAAAGAGGCGCCGCTGCATTCCGTCGGATATCAGAGCCTCGTGGGAAGCACGGACACGTCTTGGGGCTGGGATTTAG gacgTAACAAATTGTATCACGACTCGAAAAACGCACCCGGGCTGACGTATCCAGCACTCTTGAAACCAGATGAAACCTTTATAGTGCCCGATAAATTTTTAGTAGTATTAGATATGGACGAAGGAACGCTCAGTTTCGTTGTTGATGGCCAGTATCTGGGGGTGGCTTTCAGGGGGCTGAAAGGCAGGAAGTTATATCCCATAGTCAGCGCGGTCTGGGGACACTGCGAGATAACCATGAAATACATTGGTGGATTAGATC CTGAGCCGCTTCCACTGATGGACTTGTGCAGACGGGTGATAAGACAGCGTCTCGGCAAGCAGCATCTAGAGGATAAAGTGATGACCCTGCAGCTTCCTCAAGCCTTACAGACTTACCTATTGTACAGAGACAGAAGATAA
- the LOC123316356 gene encoding protein gustavus isoform X3, protein MSMGQKVSGGVKAVNRDAATPYKPVIPRELAQDFARPPRLDMLLDMPPAHRDTQLKHSWNQDDRSLNIFVKEDDKLTFHRHPVAQSTDCIRGKVGFTKGMHCWEVSWSTRERGTHAVVGVATKEAPLHSVGYQSLVGSTDTSWGWDLGRNKLYHDSKNAPGLTYPALLKPDETFIVPDKFLVVLDMDEGTLSFVVDGQYLGVAFRGLKGRKLYPIVSAVWGHCEITMKYIGGLDPEPLPLMDLCRRVIRQRLGKQHLEDKVMTLQLPQALQTYLLYRDRR, encoded by the exons ATGAGCATGGGCCAGAAGGTCTCAGGAGGAGTTAAGGCCGTCAATCGGGATGCCGCAACGCCGTACAAGCCAGTCATACCAAGGGAGTTGGCACAG GACTTTGCCCGACCACCCAGACTGGACATGTTGCTCGACATGCCGCCAGCACACAGAGACACACAGTTGAAGCATAGCTGGAACCAGGACGATCGGTCGCTGAACATATTCGTGAAGGAGGACGACAAATTAACGTTCCACAGACACCCGGTGGCGCAGAGCACCGACTGCATCAGGGGCAAGGTCGGCTTCACGAAGGGCATGCACTGTTGGGAGGTTAGCTGGTCAACCCGCGAGAGGGGGACACACGCAGTCGTGGGTGTGGCGACGAAAGAGGCGCCGCTGCATTCCGTCGGATATCAGAGCCTCGTGGGAAGCACGGACACGTCTTGGGGCTGGGATTTAG gacgTAACAAATTGTATCACGACTCGAAAAACGCACCCGGGCTGACGTATCCAGCACTCTTGAAACCAGATGAAACCTTTATAGTGCCCGATAAATTTTTAGTAGTATTAGATATGGACGAAGGAACGCTCAGTTTCGTTGTTGATGGCCAGTATCTGGGGGTGGCTTTCAGGGGGCTGAAAGGCAGGAAGTTATATCCCATAGTCAGCGCGGTCTGGGGACACTGCGAGATAACCATGAAATACATTGGTGGATTAGATC CTGAGCCGCTTCCACTGATGGACTTGTGCAGACGGGTGATAAGACAGCGTCTCGGCAAGCAGCATCTAGAGGATAAAGTGATGACCCTGCAGCTTCCTCAAGCCTTACAGACTTACCTATTGTACAGAGACAGAAGATAA